The following proteins are co-located in the Spea bombifrons isolate aSpeBom1 chromosome 3, aSpeBom1.2.pri, whole genome shotgun sequence genome:
- the LOC128483362 gene encoding glutathione S-transferase 3-like — MAQKPKLYYFNGRGKMESIRWLLAAAGVEFEEVFLETREQYEALLKAEAFLFQQVPMVEIDGMKLVQTKAIQQYIAGKHNLYGKDLRERAIIDMYVGGTTDLMDIILLHPFLLPEEKKRHIEIIGQKAKNRYFPVYEKVLQDHGETFLVGNQFSWADIQLLEAILMVEEKCPDILSHFPLLQSFKKRISEIPTIKAFQQPGSQRKPLPGDKYVATVRTVLQMYNKVTLG; from the exons ATGGCTCAAAAACCCAAGCTTTACTACTTCAATGGAAGAGGTAAAATGGAATCCATACGCTGGCTCCTTGCTGCGGCTGGCGTTGAG tttgagGAAGTGTTTTTAGAAACAAGGGAACAGTATGAAGCATTACTTAAAG CGGAAGCTTTCCTCTTCCAGCAAGTTCCAATGGTTGAAATCGACGGCATGAAGTTGGTACAAACTAAAGCCATCCAACAGTATATCGCAGGAAAACACAATCTTTATGGCAAGGACCTCAGGGAGAGAGCAAT AATTGATATGTATGTGGGGGGTACCACCGATCTTATGGACATCATTTTACTCCATCCATTCTTGCTGccggaagaaaaaaagaggcacATTGAGATAATTGGACAGAAGGCAAAGAATAGATACTTCCCGGTCTATGAAAAG GTGCTACAAGATCATGGAGAGACGTTCTTAGTTGGGAATCAGTTTAGCTGGGCAGATATACAACTCCTGGAGGCCATCTTAATGGTGGAGGAAAAATGTCCTGACATTCTCTCCCATTTCCCTCTGCTGCAG AGCTTCAAAAAGAGAATAAGTGAAATCCCTACTATCAAGGCATTCCAGCAACCAGGAAGTCAGCGGAAACCCCTTCCTGGTGACAAATATGTGGCAACAGTGAGGACAGTACTCCAGATGTACAACAAGGTGACCTTAGGCTAG